A window of Chryseobacterium shandongense genomic DNA:
TTTGGTGCAGAGAATTTGGGATAATTTTCTTTTATTTCATCTTCGTATTTTTTTATGTTTATATAAGCCTTTTCAACTTTAGTATCTTGAATTATTTCATGAGAATATTTATTTCTAATAACTCTGTAATAGTCAAAAATTTCAAGTCTAAATTCTCCAATTCGTTCTTTTCCTTGATTTATAGGAATGATTTTTCTAATAGTTTTTACAAGCAAATTATCTGAACTATTGTCAAGTTTCCAATCTGTATTTTTTAAGTTGTTACATTCCTCTTTGAATTTATGAAGAAATAATTCGGCATTTTGATAAACAGATAAAATATAGCTTTGAGATATTCTAGAACGATATATAGATTCATCTACAGAATTAACTTTAATATGTAAACTATCAGACTGTTGCTCAATAAATTTACTAAAGTCTCCTGAACTTTCGGCTTGTTTTATAAAATTAACAACCGCCAATTCTGTGAACTCAACAATTGCATCAAATCTACCTAAATTTTTATATAAATTCGAAACACATTCTAGTCTAAATGCCATATTTAAATGATTATTATTTTTTGTAGGGACTTTTATAGGCTATTTTAAAACCAAATTACTAAAATATATTAAAAGATTTATTTTAAAAAAATATTTCATAATTCTTTTTTTAACAGAAGTTTACTCCGAATATTAAATAACAATATTGGAATGCGAAAACACTTTTTTTTTTGATGTAATCTTCTATCAATTGAGATATAAAAACTGATTGACTCACTGTTTTTTTCTCAGGTTTCCTTTTATTCTTACCATATTTCAAATCTAAAAAACTCTTAATCTGGGATTTTGTAACATTGTAATTGTTCATCAGAAGAAAACTGTTCAGATTATTTTTTAACTCATTCAGTTTAATATTAAACTCGTCAATATTTTTATTCAATATTTTTTGGGATTCATCTTTAGGACTTTTCTTTTTGAACGATAGGTTATACATTCCACTTTTGGCGTCCCACTTTTCTGCATCTATTGAAAAAGGACTTCCCCAAAAGAAATCAAAATCTCTACTTGGTTTATATCTCACATAGATTGTTGCCTCTCCAATCTTCTTTCTTAATAATAGTGTTATACTCATAATATGCTGATTTATGCTAAGATACAGCGGAAAATCTGCATTGCCTCGCAAGCTATATTGAAAAGTGGAGTTTTTTTAAAAAAATAAATATTCAAACAATTAACAGTGTATATTTGAAGTTAGCTGTAATAACAATAATAATGGCATTAAAAAACTTAATTGAAAATCAAATAATAATTATTGACGACCATAAGCGTGGAGCTGGTGAAATTAAGGATTTTGATAATCTTGAAAATGACATTCACATTGATAAGGAAACAAATTATAAAATCGACGGTAAACGTCAAAAACTAAAAATTAGAGTTCCTGTTAATTCTGACAATCCGATTAAGGTTGAAAGTAAAAATAAAAAAGTTGAAATCCCAAACAGACTGAATAAAGAGATAAAAAAAGCCTTTGAAGATAAGAAAACTAGAGAAGCTTTCATAAAGGACGTGCTTGAAACTTTGGCAAATTATGATTCAATACTTAATTCAGAAGAAAAAGCTACAAAAGTCTTAGAAAGATTATCAAAACATTTTGATTTAAAATGGGATAATGAAACAATTAAAAAATATCGTGATGAAGTTCTACAAACTTATACTCAGTATTTCGTTGACAACAAGAATAGAAGATTTTTTATAAAGTTGGATAAACAAAAAATTACGATTGCTGAAAATACAGGATACGCAAAGCAATTCAAAAAGTTTAATCCATAGTTACTAAAATTTTTCTCAATTTTACAATAGAATTTTGATAAAAAATTGAAACATTTTTGTTACCATCTCCACTCCTTCAATATGCTACAAATCTTTAGATCCTATACCAAGTATAAATCTAATTCTAAAACTTTTTATATATTAAAAATTAAAAACTGTCAACCAAAGTGATCAATAACCAAGATGTAATTTTCTTCAACGAATTAATAAATAATATCAAACCGAATTCAACTGTGAAAATTTGTGTAAACAATTTCAGTTTCAACGCAGTTTTCGATTTATTAGAACCTTTCCAAAACTGTAAGTCTATTGAAATACTTATTCAAAAAACAGATTTTGATCTCCAAAAATCATCATTTGTTAAAGATTTATCTGAAAATGAAACCAATGCAAAACTTCAAACTTACTACCGCCTTCGTCAAGTTTTAGATTTTGTCGAAAAGTTTGTTTTTGTTAAAAAGGGAATTACCGGAGGTAACAGTTTCATTATTGTTGATGATAAATCATTTCAATTTGCACCAAATAATTTTAACGAAACGACACTTGGACTCATTAAAGATGGGAAACCTTATATGATTTTCGGTCTTGAAGATTCTTCAAATTCTTTCGGAAAAGCATTTGAAAATTTATGGAATGGCGGTACAGATTGTAAAAAAGAACTAATTAACTTATATCAACAAGCGGATGTCTTGAAATCTGCGGAAGTAAATTATAAATATTCTATCTCAAAAATCTTTGCAGGAAAAACTACTGAGGATATCAATGAGGAAAGGTTAATGAAAACCGGATTCAAAAATTCTGTTGTTTGGAATAAACTTTTTAATTTTCAAAAAGATGCAGTATTAGGTGCGATAGATAAAATTGAAAAATTCAACGGATGTATTATTGCTGATTCTGTTGGTTTAGGAAAAACCTTTGAAGCTTTAGCAATCATCAAATATTACGAACTTAGAAATGATCGAGTTCTCGTTCTTGCACCCAAAAAATTGAGAGATAACTGGGTTACTTACCGTCTTAATGACAGAAGAAATATTTTAGTACAAGACAGACTTAACTTTGATGTTCTAAATCACACCGATTTAAGTCGTGAAAAGGGAATGTCCGGAGATGTAAATCTTGAAACGGTTCATTGGGGAAATTACGATCTTATTGTGATCGATGAGTCACATAACTTTAGAAATAATAATCCATCAAAAGGTACAGTCTCTCGTTATGAAAAATTGATGAGAGATGTAATAAAATCCGGTGTTAGAACCAAGGTTTTATTACTTTCTGCCACACCGGTAAATACGAGATTAAACGACCTAAGAAACCAATTGGCATTCATCACGGAGACGAATGATCAAGCATTAATAAATGAAGGAATTTCAAGTATTGATCTTACTTTGACACAAGCACAAAGAAAGTTTAACACTTGGATGAAACAAGCAAATCCTACAAGAGAAGATCTTATCAACAGATTGGATGGTGACTACTTCAAACTTTTGGATATTTTTACCATTTCAAGATCAAGAAAACATATTGAGAAATACTATGATGTTGCGGATATTGGCAAGTTTCCAACAAGATTAAGACCGATTTCCCAATTCAGCGACTTCGATACAGATAACAAAGAGTTTTCTATAACAGATATTAATGATTATCTACAATCATTAAATTTAAAGTTTTACTCACCGATGTATTTCGTTTTTGAACATTTGCAAGAGGCTTATGCCGAAAAATATGATACAAAAACCAAGACAGGTGCTGTTTTCAGCCAATTAGACCGAGAAGAAAGTATTATTACATTAATGAGGGTTAATCTTTTAAAAAGA
This region includes:
- a CDS encoding helicase-related protein, producing MINNQDVIFFNELINNIKPNSTVKICVNNFSFNAVFDLLEPFQNCKSIEILIQKTDFDLQKSSFVKDLSENETNAKLQTYYRLRQVLDFVEKFVFVKKGITGGNSFIIVDDKSFQFAPNNFNETTLGLIKDGKPYMIFGLEDSSNSFGKAFENLWNGGTDCKKELINLYQQADVLKSAEVNYKYSISKIFAGKTTEDINEERLMKTGFKNSVVWNKLFNFQKDAVLGAIDKIEKFNGCIIADSVGLGKTFEALAIIKYYELRNDRVLVLAPKKLRDNWVTYRLNDRRNILVQDRLNFDVLNHTDLSREKGMSGDVNLETVHWGNYDLIVIDESHNFRNNNPSKGTVSRYEKLMRDVIKSGVRTKVLLLSATPVNTRLNDLRNQLAFITETNDQALINEGISSIDLTLTQAQRKFNTWMKQANPTREDLINRLDGDYFKLLDIFTISRSRKHIEKYYDVADIGKFPTRLRPISQFSDFDTDNKEFSITDINDYLQSLNLKFYSPMYFVFEHLQEAYAEKYDTKTKTGAVFSQLDREESIITLMRVNLLKRLESSIYSFCLTVEKLLKHIEILLEKIANHREFVEEMDVRDFDFDDEQLNDLFIGGKVKVLLQDMDLIKFREFLESDFEILQDLYFKCRVITVRRDQKLKDLKDLISKKLQNPINPNNKKVIVFSAFADTVKYLYENCAEEFETQYGLKSALVSGSDTNKTNLEGCKTNLQNILINFSPVSKTRDSIFPDQKGEIDLLFCTDCISEGQNLQDCDYLINYDIHWNPVRIIQRFGRIDRIGSKNDQIQLVNFYPDIELDQYIDLIQRVKGRMQILDISATGDDNVIDDRDGQNKELEYRRKQLEKMKDSVVDLEDLEGGISISDLTFNDFKIDADRVKEEELKQYELFASGIFSLVENNLVDHPAGVLFCLKDLDENNFEDKLKSNLLHPYSLVYITYDGEVKVPMRMGKRALDIFKKLSFGKLSVKEELLKQFNIKSKSGKHMNQYVELLDIVKNHLSGEEKTMELNSIFNPNGSLIGKSGKKSEYEVISYLIVN